The genomic segment TCAGCGATGACGGTGACGATCACGCCGCGCTCGTCGCGGGCACAGACCTTGAAGGCCTGACCACCGTTGTAGAGCTCGTCCTCGGAGGACCAGCACATCCCGTCGCGCTTCTGGCGCTCGGTGGCCTGGTCGGCGTGCGGCAGGCCCAGGGACTTCTTGGTGACCTTGGTCAGGTGCGGCGCCAGGATGACGGCGCCGGTGGTGCCGGTCCAGCCCTCCGGGTCCAGCGAGGCGTCGTTCTCCGGGAGGTGCGGGTCCCCGGCATTGCCGAAGATGCCCTCGACGAAGTCGAGGTTGGCCACCAGGCCACCGGGCACGATGAAGCGGACCTCCATGGTGCGCTCGCGGGTGAAGCCGGGGACGGCGGGAACAACCAGGGGACGCATCAGCAGGGAGACGAAGCACCCTGCCTGCTGTTCCTGGTTGGCGGTGTAGGGAAGCTCGAGTGCCTCCTGCGGAGGCTGCAGCGCCAGTTCGACGAGGCGGCCGAAGACCTCAACCGGCACGGCCAGCTTGTCGTCCTGGATGGGCAGGCCGCCCTCTGCGATGTGGAAGACGCCGGCGGTGGTGCGACGGTCATTGGCAGGGTTGTGCAGTACGCCATTGGCGAGCCGGTAGGAGCTGAGCAGTTCGGAGTGGAACTCGTCGCCGCCCTGCGGCAGGCTCAGCGCGCGAGCCATCCCCGGGGTGTCGAGCACCAGCGTGTGGTGCGGCAACTGGGGCGAGGTGCCGGAGTTGGCCAGGTAGTCGTCCAAGAATTTCTGGATGCGCAGGTCCGCGGCGCACAGCCGCTCGCCCAGGCGTCGGGAGACCTCGCGGTGGCGGGCGATGATGGGCGCGACGAGGTCCTCGTCATGCCCGGAGCCGGAGCCGGCCTGCGGGAGGCCGAGCAGTGCGAGGCGCAGGTTGATGGCCGAGGTGAGGTGTTCGGGCGTGCTGGGGGTTGCCATGACTCCATTCAATCCGGCGGGTCTGACAATGCAAGGGGCGGGGGTCGAATCGAGATGGTCTTGACACTTTCGTCGGCCGCACCTTCCCGTCGGTGCACGTATGCTCGCGATCGTGAACGTCCGTGCAGGGCGGGATGCACCGAGTGCACGTCGGCCTGAGATCCGCCCCACTGGTGAAATCTGTCGGACCGGTCCCTAGGCTGAAGCCCGAGGCGAGGGAGCCGGTCCAGAGCACCCCGCCCGTGGTCGACGGGAGCAACTCCATGAGGACAATGCAGGCCGACGTGGTCGTGGTCGGTGGCGGTGCCACCGGCGCGGGCGTCGTGCGAGACGTGGCAATGCGCGGCTACACCGCCGTGCTCGTGGATCGTGCGGACCTCGGTCAGGGCACGACGGGCCGCTACCACGGCCTGCTGCACTCCGGCGGCCGCTATGTGGTCAGTGATCCGCACTCGGCCACCGAGTGCGCGCAGGAGAACGCGATCATCACCCGGATCCACGCCGGCGCCGTCGAGGCCACCGGCGGCCTGTTCGTCGTCACCCCCGAGGACACCGAGGAGCACGCCGACAAGTTCGGCGCCGCTGCCCTGGCCACCGGCGTCCCGTGCGAGGAGATCAGTGTTGCCGAAGCACTGCGTCGCGAACCGCGCCTCAACCCGGGGATCAAGCGCGCCTTCGCCGTGCAGGACGGCACCGTCGACGGCTGGCAGATGGTCTGGGGCGCTGCGAAGAGCGCCATGGACCACGGCGCCAAGGTACTGCCCTACCACTCCGTCACGAAGATCACCCGCGACGGTGAGCAGGTGACCGGCGTGGTCTGCACCAACATGAAGACCAATGACGAGGTCAGGATCGACACCCGCTTCGTGATCAATGCCGGTGGCCCGTGGGCCGGGCAGATCGCCGGCATGGCGGACTGCTCGGGCGTCGACGTCGTCCCCGGCCGCGGGATCATGATCGCCATGAACCACCGCCTGGTGAACCAGGTGGTCAACCGGTGCATCCACCCCGCCGACGGCGACATCCTGGTCCCGGTGCACACCGTGTGCATCATCGGCACCACCGACGTGAAGGTGGACGATCCGGACAAGCTCGCCATCCCCCGCGACGAGGTGCAGCAGATGCTCGACTCGGGCGAGGCCCTGGTACCCGGCTTCCGACAGGCCCGCGCCGTCCACGCATGGAGTGGCGCCCGTCCGTTGGTGAAGGACTCCCGCGTCGCCCTCACCGACACCCGCCACATGAGCCGCGGCATGAGTGTCATCGACCACGAGTCCCGCGACGGCCTCAAGGGCCTGCTCACCATCAGCGGCGGCAAGCTGACCACCTATCGCCTGATGGCGAAGAACATCGTCGACGTGATGTGCGAGCAGCTCGGCGACGACCGCCCCTGCACCACCGAGACCGAGACCGTGCCCGGCAGCGAGAGCGGCAAGAACTACCTCGTCACCCACCGGCTGGAGGAGCGCGAGAAGGACCGTCTTGACGACCAGATCATCTGCGAGTGCGAGCTGATGAGCCGCCGCCAGCTGACGGACCTGATGGAGCAGCACCCGGATGCCACCTTCGACGACCTGCGCCGTCAGCTCCGGCTCGGCATGGGCCCCTGCCAGGGCGGCTTCTGCTCCACCCGCGCCGCCGGCATCTCCCTGGAGACCGGACATTGCGACGTCGACCGCGCCACCGAGCAGCTGCGACTCTTCCTCAAGAACCGGTGGACCGGCCTGTGGCCCATCCTCTACGGGGACCAGGTGCGCCAGACCGCGCTGGACAACTGGATCTTCAAGGGAACCCTGGACATCGAGCACCTGCCGCTGTCGGGCAGCGGGCCGCTGATCCCAGGGGAGGGACAGAACCAGTACGCCGTCCCACACACCCAGCCGGACCCCGAGGACCAGACCGACGACGTCGGCACCGCCGAGGGATCGGCGCACGACGGGGACGAGGCCACGCCGCCCGAGTCCACGATCCCGAAGGCTGACGCCACCAACCCGACGGCCGAGCTTGTCGAGGCCACGAACGAGAGCGAGGTCGCGAAGTGAGCGACGTCATCGTCATCGGAGCGGGCCTCGCCGGCCTGACCGCGGCCCTGCGCCTGCGCCAGCAGGGCAAGAGCGTCACCCTGCTCACCAAGGGCCTGGGTGGCCTTCAGCTGGGCCAGGGCACCATCGACATCCTCGGCTATGCCCCCGAGCGCGTGGCGAACCCCGTGCAGGCGCTGGAGGAGCACGGCCGCGAGCACCCGGAGCACCCCTACGCGAAGATCACCAGCCAGGACGTCGAGCAGGGCGTGCGCTGGCTGGTGGACACGCTGGGCACCGACCAGCTCAATGGGGACATGCACCGCAATGCCCTCTACCCGACGGCCGTCGGCGCCATGCGCCCCACGGCCCTGGTGCCCCCATCGATGGTGGCCGGCGCCTGCGAGGCGGGCAAGAAGTTCGTCATCGTCGGCATCCGCGAGCTGAAGGACTTCTACCCGCAGTTGGTCGCCGAGAACCTGGCCCGCACGGACCTGCCCGGTGGTGGCCGCGTCGAGGCGCGCTCCGAGCACATCAGTTTCCAGGCCCGCGACGGGGAGAACGATCCCAGCGGCCTGACCATGGCCCGTGCGCTGGACGACCCGGCAACCCGTCGCCGCTTCGCCGAGCTCGTGAAGCCGCTGGTGCGTGAGGGCGAGAGCGTCGGCCTGCCCGCGGTGCTTGGCGTGGATCCCGCCGCCTGGAAGGAGATCCAGGAGATCGTCGGGGCACCCGTCTTCGAGATTCCGCTGCCGCCCCCCTCTGTGCCCGGCTTCCGCCAGAACACGGCGCTGCTGGACCTGGTGAAGCAGGCACGCATCCGGTTGGTCAACGGCACCAAGGTGATCCGTGCCCGCGTGGAGGACGGCTTGGTCAAGGGCGTCACCATCAAGGGCACCGGCCACGAGCAGGAGTACACCGCCGACACCTTCGTGCTTGCCGCGGGCGGTTTTGAGTCCGGGGCGCTGACCCTGGACAGTCACAACGAACTGCACGAGACGATCTTCGGGCTGCCGGTGCGCGGCGGGAAGATCTCGGACATGGTGCACGGCGACTACTGGGGCGGCGACCAGCCCTTGTTCAAGGCCGGCCTGGCCGTCGACGACCAGATGCGGGTCGTCGACGACGATGACACGGTCGTGTACCCCAACCTGTACGCCTGCGGCGGCAACCTGTCTGGCGCGCAGCGGTGGACCGAGAAGTCGGGCGAGGGAATTGCCCTGGGCAGCGCAATGCGAGCCGTGGACGCGATCCTGGCCGACGTGAAGGAGAAGAACTGATGAGCGACCAGAAGCCCGTCGAGGACCTGTCCCGGCTGGCACCCGGACCCACCGATGTCCTGATCGCGCCGGTCAACCAGCGCGAGGCCGCCAAGGCCGCCATGGAGCACGCCACCGACGAGGTGGCCCGCGCCAGCCTGGACCACTGCGTCAAGTGCACCATCTGCGAGACCGTCTGCCCCGTCGCCAAGGTGACGCCCCTGTTCAGCGGTCCCAAGTACGTCGGGCCGCAGGCGGAGCGCTTCCGCAATGGTGAGTCCGTGGACCACTCGCTGGACTACTGCTCCAGCTGCGGCATCTGCACGCTGAACTGTCCGCAGGGCGTCAAGATCGCCGAGCTGAACTCGCAGGCCCGGGCCGTCATGAAGAAGGACCACATGCCGGTCCGCGACCGGCTGATGACCCAGACCACGCTCGAGGGCATGGTGATGAGCCCGCTGGCCCCCGTCGCGAATGCGGCCCTGGGGATGAAGCCGGTGCGCACGGTGATCGAGAAGGTCGTCGGCGTCCACCGCGACGCCCCGATGCCGGAGGCACACTTCGAGACCCTGCGGATGTGGCTCAGGAAACGGCCGGCCCGCACCACGCCCGCCACTCGCGGCCCGGTGGTCTTCTTCACCGGCTGCGCCGGCAGCTACTTCGAGGTGGAGACCAGCAAGAAGTCCATCGAGCTGCTGGAATTCCTGGGCTACGAGGTACTGGT from the Luteococcus japonicus genome contains:
- the glpB gene encoding glycerol-3-phosphate dehydrogenase subunit GlpB, whose protein sequence is MSDVIVIGAGLAGLTAALRLRQQGKSVTLLTKGLGGLQLGQGTIDILGYAPERVANPVQALEEHGREHPEHPYAKITSQDVEQGVRWLVDTLGTDQLNGDMHRNALYPTAVGAMRPTALVPPSMVAGACEAGKKFVIVGIRELKDFYPQLVAENLARTDLPGGGRVEARSEHISFQARDGENDPSGLTMARALDDPATRRRFAELVKPLVREGESVGLPAVLGVDPAAWKEIQEIVGAPVFEIPLPPPSVPGFRQNTALLDLVKQARIRLVNGTKVIRARVEDGLVKGVTIKGTGHEQEYTADTFVLAAGGFESGALTLDSHNELHETIFGLPVRGGKISDMVHGDYWGGDQPLFKAGLAVDDQMRVVDDDDTVVYPNLYACGGNLSGAQRWTEKSGEGIALGSAMRAVDAILADVKEKN